A window of Pusillimonas sp. T7-7 contains these coding sequences:
- a CDS encoding SDR family NAD(P)-dependent oxidoreductase: MFDLSGQVALVTGSSRGIGYAAARALGLQGATVVLNGRSASTLEPAATALREQGVKVHTAPFDILEIDQSIAAVDAVLDDLGKIDIFFSNAGIQHREPLLSFPQQEFERIISGNLTAQWALGRHIAAGMAGQGYGRIIFTGSITAIRGKPQITAYTAAKAALHGMVRQWAAELSESSITVNAIAPGYVATELTRNLWGDEAFNAWLQERVPQKKWGEPDDIASAVVFMAARESRFVTGQVLAVDGGLSSCMM, from the coding sequence ATGTTCGATCTGTCAGGCCAGGTGGCTTTGGTCACCGGCTCGTCGCGGGGTATTGGCTATGCCGCAGCCAGGGCGCTTGGGCTTCAGGGAGCGACGGTTGTCTTGAATGGCCGCAGCGCAAGCACACTCGAGCCTGCGGCAACGGCGCTGCGCGAGCAGGGCGTCAAGGTACATACTGCGCCTTTCGATATTTTGGAGATCGATCAGTCTATTGCGGCGGTCGACGCAGTGCTCGATGACTTGGGGAAGATCGATATATTCTTTTCCAATGCGGGCATACAGCATCGCGAGCCTCTGCTGTCTTTCCCTCAGCAAGAGTTCGAACGTATTATTTCGGGCAATTTGACTGCGCAATGGGCTTTGGGTCGGCACATTGCGGCGGGTATGGCCGGGCAGGGCTATGGGCGCATCATCTTTACCGGGTCCATTACCGCCATACGTGGCAAGCCGCAGATAACGGCTTACACGGCGGCCAAAGCGGCCTTGCACGGCATGGTCAGGCAATGGGCGGCAGAGCTGTCCGAATCCAGCATCACGGTCAATGCCATTGCGCCGGGTTATGTTGCCACCGAACTGACCCGCAATCTATGGGGCGATGAGGCCTTCAATGCCTGGCTGCAAGAGCGGGTTCCGCAAAAGAAATGGGGTGAGCCCGACGATATCGCGTCGGCAGTTGTATTCATGGCGGCGCGCGAATCCCGCTTTGTCACAGGGCAGGTGCTGGCCGTGGACGGCGGTCTGTCTTCTTGCATGATGTAG